One segment of Terriglobia bacterium DNA contains the following:
- the lepB gene encoding signal peptidase I, protein MLTETEQEAKTEETGKQEEHRETVPEAVAGFASVFVVGLFIITFVIQHFEIPSGSMKNTLLIGDHVFVDRLTPTGNHGLPAPLLPYRPLRRKEIAVFVHPAEPGVYLVKRIIGVPGDRIHLRDGKVYLNGALQAEPYVIRDGSQDFYRDNFPSVSPLSYVGVTDTGRRTLGPNIAADDVVVPRNYYFAMGDNRDNSNDSRYWGLVPAENVVGRPLFIAWSLDQTESDFEAKPMGERVAAFLNTAFHFFGKTRWNRVLRLVP, encoded by the coding sequence TTGTTGACAGAAACCGAGCAGGAAGCGAAAACCGAAGAGACCGGGAAGCAGGAAGAGCACCGGGAGACCGTGCCTGAGGCCGTTGCCGGCTTTGCCTCAGTGTTTGTGGTCGGGCTGTTCATCATCACCTTTGTCATCCAGCATTTTGAAATTCCTTCCGGCTCCATGAAGAACACCCTGTTGATCGGTGACCACGTTTTTGTGGACCGGCTTACGCCCACCGGGAACCACGGCTTGCCCGCCCCGCTGCTGCCCTATCGCCCATTGCGGCGCAAGGAGATTGCGGTTTTTGTTCATCCCGCCGAACCGGGGGTCTACCTAGTCAAACGCATCATCGGCGTTCCCGGAGACCGCATCCATCTGCGCGACGGCAAAGTGTATCTGAACGGAGCGCTGCAGGCGGAGCCTTACGTGATTCGCGACGGTTCACAGGACTTCTACCGCGACAATTTCCCGTCGGTGAGTCCTCTCAGCTACGTTGGGGTAACCGATACCGGCAGACGCACTCTGGGGCCCAATATTGCCGCGGATGACGTGGTGGTCCCGCGCAATTATTACTTTGCCATGGGCGACAACCGCGACAACAGCAATGACAGCCGCTATTGGGGCCTGGTTCCGGCCGAAAACGTTGTCGGCCGACCATTGTTCATTGCCTGGTCGCTCGACCAGACGGAATCGGACTTTGAAGCCAAGCCCATGGGCGAGCGCGTTGCCGCGTTCCTGAACACCGCTTTTCACTTCTTTGGCAAAACGCGCTGGAACCGCGTCCTACGGTTGGTGCCTTAA
- the lepB gene encoding signal peptidase I has protein sequence MADSKKTGKEKNASAPPPEPRKETLPESIASIASVLVSGLFIITFVFQAFEIPSGSMEDTLLIGDHVFVDRLGPTAKAAYTGPLMAYREIHRGDIIVFLHPSHEEPGTYLVKRIMGLPGDRIHLEAGKLFINGVPQNEPYLNPKAGFVPYVDNFPAVSPDEIGGVTLDWRLELPTQIQKGELVVPKDHYFGMGDHRDNSRDSRFWGFIPRENIIGRPLFIYWSFKTPPDQVNKTELKDRVAFMLHIVIHFFDETRWSRMFHRVG, from the coding sequence ATGGCTGACTCAAAAAAGACAGGCAAAGAGAAGAACGCCAGCGCGCCCCCGCCGGAGCCGCGCAAGGAGACCCTGCCGGAGTCCATCGCCAGCATTGCTTCCGTGCTGGTGTCCGGCCTGTTCATCATCACTTTTGTGTTCCAGGCGTTTGAGATTCCTTCCGGCTCCATGGAAGACACCCTGCTGATTGGCGACCACGTTTTCGTGGACCGGCTGGGTCCCACGGCCAAAGCCGCTTACACCGGCCCCTTGATGGCCTACCGCGAAATCCACCGCGGCGACATCATCGTCTTCCTCCATCCCAGTCATGAGGAACCGGGGACGTATTTGGTGAAACGCATCATGGGCCTGCCCGGTGACCGCATCCACCTGGAGGCCGGGAAGCTGTTTATCAACGGCGTGCCGCAAAACGAGCCGTATCTGAACCCCAAGGCCGGTTTCGTGCCCTACGTGGATAACTTCCCCGCGGTCTCTCCCGACGAGATCGGGGGCGTGACCCTGGACTGGCGGCTGGAGCTGCCCACCCAAATCCAGAAGGGTGAACTGGTAGTCCCAAAGGACCACTACTTTGGAATGGGGGACCATCGCGATAACAGCCGAGATAGCCGGTTCTGGGGCTTCATTCCAAGAGAAAATATTATCGGCAGACCGTTGTTCATTTACTGGTCCTTCAAGACGCCTCCGGACCAGGTGAACAAGACGGAATTGAAGGACCGCGTGGCGTTCATGCTGCACATCGTCATTCATTTTTTTGACGAGACGCGCTGGAGCCGCATGTTTCATCGGGTAGGCTAA
- the lepB gene encoding signal peptidase I: protein MTQLPEAPKEPVALAAPDATQPHHDADVDHVQPAGSVPATQPPTETEAASLPVVAPSAPAARPSPADGAAGLKFATSVLVIVVFMITFVVQAFRVPSESMENTLLVGDFLLADKVHFASDGGWWGRLLPYRPVHRGDIVVFRYPVDPTQYFVKRVVGLPGDHVRMQNKAVYVNGQLLHESYAIHSLPGYDVYRDSFPAPRRFTSEVDRRWRMNLDRYVNSGELVVPPDQYFVMGDNRDRSLDSRYWGFVPRAAIMGRPLLIYLSVDGPPEPEGASANDRLLHSGQMLAHFLELARWDRMFRLVR from the coding sequence ATGACCCAGCTACCAGAAGCGCCGAAGGAACCCGTGGCCCTGGCCGCCCCGGACGCCACGCAGCCTCACCATGATGCTGACGTTGACCATGTCCAGCCCGCCGGGAGTGTGCCTGCCACACAGCCGCCTACGGAGACTGAGGCTGCTTCGCTGCCGGTGGTTGCGCCGAGTGCCCCCGCCGCTCGTCCCTCGCCAGCCGATGGCGCCGCGGGTCTCAAGTTTGCCACTTCCGTCCTGGTGATTGTGGTGTTCATGATCACCTTTGTGGTGCAGGCCTTCCGCGTGCCGTCGGAGTCCATGGAAAACACGCTTTTGGTGGGCGACTTCCTGCTGGCCGACAAAGTGCACTTTGCCAGCGACGGCGGCTGGTGGGGCCGATTGCTTCCATATCGCCCGGTCCATCGCGGCGATATTGTGGTGTTCCGCTATCCCGTGGACCCCACGCAGTATTTCGTCAAACGCGTGGTCGGGCTGCCCGGCGACCACGTCCGCATGCAGAACAAAGCGGTCTACGTCAACGGCCAGCTCCTGCACGAAAGCTACGCGATTCACAGCTTGCCCGGTTACGACGTCTATCGTGACAGTTTCCCCGCGCCCCGGCGCTTTACCAGTGAGGTGGACCGCCGCTGGCGGATGAATTTGGATCGCTACGTCAACAGCGGTGAGTTGGTCGTCCCGCCGGACCAGTATTTTGTGATGGGTGACAATCGCGACCGCAGCCTGGACAGCCGCTACTGGGGCTTTGTCCCCCGCGCCGCCATCATGGGCCGCCCCCTGCTGATCTACCTTTCCGTGGATGGCCCTCCGGAGCCCGAAGGCGCCTCGGCCAATGATAGACTTCTGCACTCAGGGCAAATGCTGGCCCACTTTCTGGAACTGGCCCGCTGGGACCGCATGTTCCGTCTGGTGCGCTGA
- the rnc gene encoding ribonuclease III — MEMNSDLQDLETVLGHHFRRPELLERALTHSSHAHEESKAAGAETETQDNEQFEFLGDAVLGLVASQLLFERFPSFHEGQLSKLKAHLVSAGHLVSVATRLDLGRYLRLGKGEERSGGRSKSTLLSDALEAVIAAMYLDAGMDKTREFIIGQILGPELELISTESESEFILADHKSALQELLQSSGRLQPVYATVKEEGPDHRKMFTVEARIFHLGHSKPEFVFRAMGATKKKAEQLAAKQALEHLKGQTQSI, encoded by the coding sequence ATGGAAATGAATTCGGATTTGCAAGACTTGGAAACCGTGCTGGGACATCACTTCCGCCGTCCTGAACTGCTGGAGCGCGCCCTTACCCACAGCTCGCACGCGCACGAAGAGTCCAAGGCCGCCGGCGCCGAAACCGAGACCCAGGACAACGAGCAATTTGAATTTCTCGGCGACGCCGTGCTGGGTCTGGTGGCCAGCCAGCTCCTGTTTGAGCGCTTTCCTTCTTTCCATGAAGGCCAGCTCTCCAAGCTCAAGGCCCATCTGGTCAGCGCCGGGCACCTGGTGAGCGTGGCCACACGCCTGGACCTGGGACGGTATCTGCGGCTGGGCAAGGGCGAAGAGCGCAGCGGGGGACGCAGCAAGTCCACCTTGCTTTCGGACGCGCTGGAAGCGGTCATCGCCGCCATGTACCTGGACGCCGGCATGGACAAAACCCGGGAGTTCATCATCGGACAGATTCTGGGACCGGAACTGGAACTCATCAGCACGGAAAGCGAGAGCGAGTTCATCCTGGCCGACCACAAGTCCGCCCTGCAGGAGCTGTTGCAATCCAGCGGGCGCCTGCAGCCGGTTTACGCCACGGTGAAGGAAGAGGGTCCGGACCACCGCAAGATGTTCACCGTGGAAGCGCGCATCTTCCATCTGGGCCACAGCAAGCCGGAATTTGTCTTTCGCGCCATGGGAGCGACCAAGAAAAAAGCGGAACAACTGGCCGCCAAACAGGCCCTGGAACATCTAAAAGGGCAGACCCAGAGCATATGA